From the genome of Treponema denticola:
ACAGGCCGTAGCCAAGGTCCAAGACGGGCCCTTTATGCCGAACTGCATACTTATGTTTCCGGCTGCCTCATTCGGAATAAGAAGAGGAACAGTCATCGGCGGAATACGATCCGGAGCAACTTGAAAGTATTTTTTAAAGGCTTCTTGGTAGATTTCAAAACCGCCTATACCGTTTCCGAGTATTATACCTGTGCGGTTTGCATCGATGTTTTCTTTTGAAAGGCCGGCATCCTTCATTGCCTGCGAAGCTGCGGCTACGGCAAATTGAGTGAACCGAGCCATTTTACGGGCATCTTTTTTATCCATAAATTGTGAAGCGTCAAAGTTTTTTACTTCTGCCGCTATCTGAATCTTAAAATCGGAACAATCAAATTGGGTAATGTTTCCGATTCCGCATTTACCTGCTTTGATTCCTTCCCATGTTTCATCCAGGGTGTTTCCTATGGGGGTTACGGCACCGAGGCCTGTAATTACAACTCTTCTCATATAAACTCCTTTTTGCGTAAATTTCCGCATTTTTGTACTCTTTATTGTTCTTTATTAAAGAACGTTTTTTATATCAGGCTGTCTACAGAACAGCTTATAGAACAAAGTCTACTTGCTTACGCCTTCTCTGTCAAGGCCGGTTTTTATCCGTCGACTTTTATCAGGCCTTTCGGCTTCTGATTGCAGCCCGGCTTATCTTGCCGTTATGGGTTTTAGGCAACGTTTCTACAAATTCGAGAGAACGCGGGGCCTTGTAGAGGGCCGCATTTTTCTTTGCAAAGAACATAAGCTCTTTTTCCAAGGCTTGGCTCGGTTGATAGGTTTTATTTAAAACAACAAAGGCCTTTACAGCCTGTCCTCTTTTAGGGTCGGGGACGCCTGTTACCGCACATTCAAAGACTGCCGGATGTTGTAAAAGAACCGACTCCACCTCAAAGGGGCTTATACGGAAACCGGAACTTTTTATAAGGTCATCGGTTCGGCTTTCAAACCAAAAATAACCGTCTTCATCCCTATAGGCGGCGTCTCCCGTGTGGTAAACTCCGTCCTTAAAAACCTCGGCCGGTTTTTCTTCATTTTTATAATAGCCTCCGAACATTCCGAAGGGAACTTTTTTATCCAAACGCAAGATGATTTCTCCCGATTCTCCTGCTTTGCAAGAAGATCCGTCGGGGCGGATAATATCTATCTCATAGCCGGGGGCGGGCTTTCCCATTGAACCGGGTTTGATTTTCATGCCGGGGAAGGTTCCTGTTGTGAGGGTGAGCTCTGTTTGCCCGTAGCCTTCCCGCAGTTCTATTCCGGTCTTTTCTTTGAATATATTGAAGATGTCCATGCTAAGGGCTTCACCTGCCGTTGTACATTCTTCCAATGAGGATAAATCATAATCTTCTATTTTTTCGCGGATTAAGTACCTGTAAACGGTGGGAGGTGCACAAAAGGAAGTTATCCTGTATTTTGATAATTTTTCGAGCAGGTTTTTAGGGATAAACATTTTCATGTCATATACAAATACGGCACAGCCGCAAAGCCATTGACCGTAAATCTTTCCCCATAGCCTTTGCCCAACCTGTCTCGGCAACGCTTAAGTGTCTTCCGTCTTCCTTGACGTTTTGCCAAAATTTTGCGGTCGCAATGTGCCCAAGCGGATATAAAAAATTATGTTCCACCATTTTGGGATTACCCGAAGTGCCTGAGGTAAAGTACAAAAGAGCGGTGTCCTTTCCGCAAGGGTAGGCTTCTCCTTGGGGAGGTGTAAAATCTTCACTCATATTTTTTACGAGTTTATCAAAGGAAATCCAACCATCCATTTCGTCATGCACCCAAACAAGGAGGGGCTTATTATAAGCGGACTCGGCAGCTTTTTGAATTTCTTCTTGCAAATTCTTTTCTTGTACATTATCATTTTATATTGGCTGATTGAATACGGTATTCGATATCGTGGGCTGCGAGCTGGACCGTTGCAGGAACGGCTATTGCCCCTATTTTATGCAGGGCAGGAAGAACAAACCAAAACTCGTATCTTCTTCGCAAAAAAAGCAAAACCGTGTCGCCTCTTCCTATTCCCATAGCCTTAAAAAAGTTGGCCGTCTTATTTATCTGCTTTGCCAATTCTCCGAACGAAAAAATCCTTTCTTCGGTTTCATCGCACCAGACAAGAGCCTCTTTTTCGGGGTATTCCTTCGCTATTCTATCTATTATGTCATAAGCAAAATTAAAATTTTCGGGAGCTTTGACTGAAAAAGAATTATGTACGGTTTCCCAATCATCGCTTTCAATATAGTTTATATATTCTTTATAAAACATAGTTTCACCTTATAAGACTATAGACAAGGCTTTCCCGAAAAGGTTGCAATAGAAAAAAAAGAAGAAATATGCTAGAATTCCTTTTAATGTTAAAGGACGGGGTATTTTAAAGGAGGCTTATTTTAAAAGATTTTTATGGGAGAGCTTATATCAAGGACGACGAGCAATATCCTTTTGGATATGCTTATAGAACAAAACGGAAGGCCTCTTTCGGGCGAAGAAGCGGCTTTGCACTTAGGCCTTTCGAGGGTTTCCGTCTGGAAGGCTGTGCAAAAGCTGAGGGACGAAGGTTATGAAATTGAAGGCGGAAAGAACAAGGGCTATATTCTAAAATCCTCTTCAGATGTGCTGAACGCTTTTTCAATTGAAAAGAACCTATCTGCCTTTGCTCAATCCGTTTGCAAGGGGAAGGTTGAAGTTTTTAAGACAATAGATTCCACTAATACCGAGGCAAAAAGGCGTTTAACTTCTTCAAGCAGAGCCGAGTCCCTTCACGGAACGGTTCTTTTTGCCGAGCATCAAAGTGCAGGCAGAGGCCGCTTTTCACGCAGTTTTTATTCGCCGAGAGGAGCGGGCTTATACTTTAGCCTGATTTTGCCCTCAATTCCGGCAAAGACTGAAAGGAAGTGCCCGCTTCCGCTCTTTACGGCAATTTCGGCAGTTATTATCTGCCGCTGCTTAAGGTTCTGGGCTTTGCTCCGCAAATAAAGTGGGTAAATGATATTTATCTTAACGGAAAAAATCTGCGGCATTTTAAGCGAGGGAATTATCGATATGGAAACTTCCTCAGTGCAGGCCGTAATTATAGGTATAGGCCTCAATGTAAAAGAGTCTAATTTTCCTCCCGAACTTAAAAACAAGGCCGGCTCTCTTTTTACCGAAGCCGGCTCATCTTTTAGTGAAGCCGAAGCTCCATCCCTCAACCGGAATGTTTTAGCTTCTTCTATTATATCGAGCTTGATTGAATCCCTTTACGGTCTGCACTCTCAAGAAAACTTAATGGAAGAATATAAAAGCCTCTCCTCCTTACGGGAAAAAGGTAAGAGTTCTTCCCTTTGCCGGCATCCCCTATCAAGCCTTGGTTTTGGGAATCAGCGATTTAGGGCATCTTATCATAGAAACCGATGACGGCAAAAAAAATGAGTTAATTTCGGGCGAGGTTAGTTTGGGGCTTGAACCTTAAAAAAGCTCATCTTTGAACAAATGCTTTGCTAGACATAAATCAAAAAAACTGGTATAATCGCAAGTCTATGGATGCTCAAGAAAACAATAATGATGAAATAAGTTTAATTGACTTATTTGCCGTATTATTAGAATATAAGAAACTTATAATATTTACTACCTTTTTTGCTGCAGTTTTTATTTTTAGCTATTCTTTGATTTCTGTAAAACTGCCGCCTGAAAAATCTTATATGCCGAATGTTTATAGGCCTAAGGCCTTGATGTTGATAAATGATGCAAATTCGCAAGGGGGCGGTTTAGCCGGAAAACTAGCTTCAAGCGGATTAGGGAGTCTTGCAGGTTTAATGGGGGCTTCTGCTAGCGGAGGACAAACTTATAGCCGTTTAGCTATTTTTTTATCGACAACCAATTCTTTTTTGGATAACATAGTAGATGAATTTAATTTAATCGAAAAGTACAAAATAAAAAATCATTTAAGGGCCGAAAGCCGGAAAATCTTAACAGGAAAGTTAAAATCAAGTTTGATGATAAGACCGGAGTCTTAGAAATAGGTTTTGAGGATATAGATCCAGGATTGCAAAACAAGTGGTAATGCATTGTGTAAAATACTATGAGGATAATTACCGATCTTGGTTTGGATAGAGATAAAATAGAAAAGATAACCTTGAAAAATATAAAAATGTTTTAGCAGAAATAGATAGTATTACTGAAAATTAAAAGACTTGAAACAGCTTCTATGAATATTTACGGCTCAAACATTCCTTCTGTAGGTATTGATGCAGAAAATTAAATCTTGAACTGACTGCGCAAAAACATATATGCCCAATTAAAGGCTCAGTATGAAATGATCAAAATAAAGATCAACAGTAATACGCCGATATTACAAATTTGGAATACCCTGAGATACCGGATCAAAAGTCGGGCCCAAACCGAGGAAAGCTGTCCATTATATTTACTTTTGCTGCCTTTTTCTTTTCGATATTTTTAGCTTTTTACTTAATGCAATAAGCAATATAAAAGATCCTGAAACAATGGCAAAACTAAGAGGAAAATAAAAATGAAAAAATAGATTAGCTTTTTAGTTTTGCTTTTTGTGCAAATTATGATTTTGCTCAAGACTCAAAAAATACGGACGAGTCGATTTTGACAAAATAAAAGAAGGCGCCTATATTGCCATGTCTGATCCAAACTATTTAGTTACAGCCGGAGATGTTTACGGCCTTTCCTATGCTATGGGAGGTAAGATTGTCAATATAAATAATCGTCGATATTTCTTATAATGTGAAGATATTAAATCTGGCAACAATAAACGTAAACGGTCTTACCTTTCGCAATTTAAAAGACAGGTTGAGGATATTATAAGAAAAATTATCCTTTAAGCGGGCTCAATTGCTTATGATAAAGCCTTCGGTATTTAAGGTGATAATAAAGGGTGAAGTATTAAAAGTTGCCGAGGTTGAGGCAAGCGCTCTTACAAGATTGTCCAATGTTATACAAAACTCTTTTACGGAATATTCTTCTACCAGAAATATCGAAATAGTATCTTTGAATGGAAAAAAGAAGCTATGATCTTTTATGGCTTATAGAAATGGAGATTTCTCTCAAGATCCCTTTTACGTCCCGGACATAATTATTATTATAAACGCCTGGGCAGAAGGTAAAAATTACGGGAAGCGTTGAAAGACCGGGAACTTATGAACTTTTAGAAAATGAAAATATAAAAGAACTGATTGGTATGGCGGCGGGTTAAAGAGATTCGGATGTTTCAAAACTTACCGTAACGAGGAATAATAAGACCGAAAATTCCGATAGGCAGTTTTTAAAATTGAAAACGCAGAAAAGATGGAACCTTTTAAGCTTCAAAATAATGATATTGATATTCCGAATGATTTTCATATTCGACTCAAAATATTCCCTTGTAATATAGTATTCACCTAATGTGTGCCTTTTTGAATTACATTTTTTGTTCATATACCTTTAGTGTATTATCAGACTTAGGTACAAATAGAGATTTTGTAAGGGAACCTACCAAATGGCCCTTTTATATTGCCCAATCTCCCCAGTCTACACCACGCCCAGCCCTCCGGCACGGCAAACGGGATTTCATCCTCGATATCCTTCACCCTGCCGTCTGCGAACTCTCATAGTGCCTGTTATCATCACCGAAAAAATATAAGAATCATTTTACCGCGTTTCAGTTCACCTGAAGCGATTTTTTCTTTTCTGCACGGATTTTTCAAGGAGTATGGCTGCACTCTCATCACGGGTCTTGCTTTTACCAGCTTTCCGTGAATGGCGAGGTCTAAAATTTTTGACGTAATGCGTTTGTGTTCACGTTATAATCTCCTGTAACTGCCATTATCAGCTGCCGCTCATTTCAAGCGAGTTTTATATTCTTCTATCTGCTCGCTCAATTCCGTATATGGTGCGAAACATAAAATGTAAGAACTCCGCAGGATCATCCTTGTCTTGTGAAGAAGAAAGACTTTGAATATATTCTGCCCTATTTTCCTTTTTATAATCGAAGGAATTATTCCAGCCTCATATTGGATAAAATTCATTAAGAGCCGGCTCATCCGTCCGTTTCCATCTGCCCAAGGATGAATGTAAACAAGTTTATAATGAGCGAAAGCTAAAAGCGTATTGAACTTCTATTCGCTTTTGCGCAATGCTTTTCTTTCCGAATTGAGCCAACTGCAAAATTCTTCCAGTTTTGCGGAAGCTTCTGCCACGCCATATAGCTTTTTCCGCCTCGTCCTGCACTGACATTTACCAATCTGAGCTCTCCTTTTGCAGAAGAAAATGTTCTGCTGATGGTATTGTACACAGTGCCGGTATTTTCATTACGAGAGACGAAAGTTCACAGAGGATTTCCGGTGTCATTTGGTGTGCTGTTTTGCAAGTTCAAAGTTTTTCGTATGCAGCTTTTAGGTCAAGGTTCATAAGCTGTTCATGAATCGGTTTATTTGCACTTATCCCTTCGTCAAAGAGAAGCTGATTTTCAATTTCCGTTACGGTAGAACCTTCTATTGCGGTTGAATGTGTGATAATCGAATATAAATAGAATTTATCATAATCAAGCTGCTGAGAATTGCAGCTTGTTGTAGTTTATAACTTTGAAAGTTTATTAAAATTTGTTCTTCGTTCCGATCTATCATTCTTCAATTCCTTCAATCAGTTTGGAAAGTTCGGCAACAGCAGCGGCGACATTTGCGCTTTTGGTTTGAATTGTCTGCATAAGCTCGGCGAGTGAACAGTCCACTGTATCGGAACCGTCTTTTATCCAAGAAATATCCAGACCGGTTTTATCCCGTGCAAGCAGTTCATCGACGTGATATTTACGCCATCTGCCGTCGGATTTTCGGGCGACCACGTTTCTTTGCGGTCTTCAAAATGTCCACAGTAGCAGTTTACAAAGTCTTCAAGGTCGGAACGTTTAAGCGGTTTCGTTGCAAGTGTGTGTTTAATCCCTGTCCGGTAATCGTAATACCATGTCTCTTTGTGTCGGGCTACCTTTTCAAAGAACAGTACATTTGCTTTTACGCCGTTTGCGTAGAAAATACCGGTCGGCAAACGAAGAATCGTATGAAGATTAAAATCTTTTAGCAGTTTTTTGCGGAGAATTTCTCCGGCACCGTCTGCAAAAGCACATTATCGGGAAGAACGATTCCGGCTCTCCCGCCGTCCTTTAACATGACCATCATGTGCTGTAAAAATTTAACTGGTTGTTTTTGTTACAATTAAATCGGAACGCATGGTCGAAATATCGACGCTTCCTGCAGGCCGAGCGCCGAAAGGCGGATTTGCAAGAATTACATCTACAAGATGTTCGGGTTCGTGTTCCAAACTATCTTCACATTTAATCGGCGTGGTGTCCGCTCCAATGTCGTGAAGATAAAGATTCATAGAAGCCAACGTTACGACAAGAGGCGTAATGTCATTGCCCCTCAGCGCCTTCGTTTGTAAGAAATCCACTTTACTCTGTTCGTCGCTTTGTTTGCGCATATAATCATAGGCAGCAAGCAAGAAGCCTCCGGTTCCGCATGCCGGGTCGGCAACAGTCTCCATAATCTTCGGCTGAACAACATCAACCATAGCATTAATCAAGGCGCGGCGTAAAGTACTGCCCTGCTCCGGATTTTTATCCTGTCCGTTTTTTCAAGAATACTTTCGTAAATTGCGCCTTTAGGTCTCCGTCCATACTGAACCAGTTTTCTTCATCAATCATTCCGATCAGTTTTTAAGAAGAGCCGGTTTTGTAATCTTATTTTGTGCTTCCGTAAAATTGCGCCGATAAGTCCGTCAGTTGCCTGTAAATTTCCAGAATCTTTTCATATTTTGCAAGTTGATCAGTCCGTCCAGTTGAACAATATCTTTCCACTTACTTCCGTCAGGAAGTGCGCTGCCTAAATCGTATGATTCTTTTCAAAATCCATTTTAGAAATAAGAGATATGTCAGCTGAATAATATAATCCGTAAATCCGATGCCGGCTGCTGCAAGAACGTCTGCCATGTTCCAAACTTTTTCGTAAGAGCCTGTTCCGGTTTTGCTTGTGTTGCTTTTTTGCCATTTTATGCTGCCTTCCGTAGAATAAGTATTTTGAAATTGTCTGCATTTCCGCATTTAGTTTGTCGGCTCCGAAGATTGGAACGGCTTTTACAAACAAATCATGCTTTGCATTGTTTAATTCAATGTTCGTGATACAGCCGTTTTGAACGATATATTCTGCAATCTGCCGCACGATTTCAATTTGTTCCGGCGTAATTTACAAGCCTGTCCGCAATAAAGGTTGAAATAGCTGCCGAATCGCCTTTTAAGGGACACAAGTTCATCATCCAACTTATATCCATATCTTACCAGTTGAATAAGATTGGTAAAACGCCCAGCTCCGTTTCTCTGTTTAAGGGTTTTACTTTTCCGCTTTCTCCGTCCAGCGTTTGATAGCACGTCCATAAGAATTCCCGGCTTGAACTGGTTATTATACGCAATCAGCTTCTTTTCCAAATCTTTAAGCATTGTATACGTGATGGCGATTTTTTCCTGATTATAAAGAATCCGT
Proteins encoded in this window:
- a CDS encoding Fic family protein encodes the protein MHPWADGNGRMSRLLMNFIQYEAGIIPSIIKRKIGQNIFKVFLLHKTRMILRSSYILCFAPYTELSEQIEEYKTRLK
- a CDS encoding HsdM family class I SAM-dependent methyltransferase, producing the protein MVDVVQPKIMETVADPACGTGGFLLAAYDYMRKQSDEQSKVDFLQTKALRGNDITPLVVTLASMNLYLHDIGADTTPIKCEDSLEHEPEHLVDVILANPPFGARPAGSVDISTMRSDLIVTKTTS
- a CDS encoding type I restriction-modification enzyme R subunit C-terminal domain-containing protein, producing the protein MFKEQAKEYIATFETYLDDNKDEIEALRILYNQEKIAITYTMLKDLEKKLIAYNNQFKPGILMDVLSNAGRRKRKSKTLKQRNGAGRFTNLIQLVRYGYKLDDELVSLKRRFGSYFNLYCGQACKLRRNKLKSCGRLQNISFKTAVSRTLN